A single Kribbella aluminosa DNA region contains:
- a CDS encoding GNAT family N-acetyltransferase has translation MKWTGPEGFEADDDAERIDPAVVQGFLSTSYWAEGIPREVVERAIAGSLNLGVYDATGAMVGYARMVTDRATFAWLADVFVLESHRGHGLGRFVVSTLLEHPDLKGLRQILLATADAHELYRSYGFTETPPGRMMAIRKKSAELYAQP, from the coding sequence ATGAAGTGGACCGGGCCGGAGGGTTTCGAGGCCGACGACGACGCCGAGCGCATCGACCCCGCCGTCGTCCAGGGATTCCTGAGTACGTCGTACTGGGCGGAGGGGATCCCGCGCGAGGTGGTGGAGCGCGCGATCGCGGGCTCTCTGAATCTCGGGGTGTACGACGCGACCGGCGCGATGGTCGGGTACGCGAGGATGGTGACGGACCGGGCCACGTTCGCGTGGCTGGCCGATGTGTTCGTCCTGGAGTCCCACCGCGGCCACGGGCTCGGGCGGTTCGTCGTGTCGACGCTGCTGGAGCATCCGGACCTGAAGGGCCTGCGGCAGATCCTGCTGGCGACTGCCGACGCACACGAGCTGTACCGCTCGTACGGCTTCACCGAGACGCCGCCCGGCCGGATGATGGCGATCCGTAAGAAGTCGGCCGAGCTCTACGCGCAGCCGTGA